The following are from one region of the Pirellulales bacterium genome:
- a CDS encoding helix-turn-helix domain-containing protein has protein sequence MKREPGSLPQFGRWLEEACDEIEFFCRYVDPDFFDRLAVAQIIEQASRHASRFGAGHLVSSLPPTFKPDDGLAIVGRLLEWTRERTSEPAAMLSVKELSQRLGIASRTVWRMLSAGELPAPIKIGGQTKWRRSEIEAMIDLAPMKGHH, from the coding sequence ATGAAGCGCGAGCCCGGAAGTCTTCCGCAATTTGGCCGCTGGCTTGAAGAAGCCTGCGACGAGATTGAATTTTTCTGCCGATACGTCGATCCCGACTTTTTCGACCGGTTGGCCGTCGCCCAAATAATCGAGCAGGCCAGCCGGCATGCCTCCCGATTCGGCGCAGGCCATTTGGTTTCCTCGCTGCCTCCCACCTTCAAGCCGGACGACGGCTTGGCAATCGTCGGGCGGCTGTTGGAATGGACCCGGGAGCGTACTTCCGAGCCGGCGGCGATGTTGTCGGTCAAGGAACTTAGTCAGCGACTTGGTATCGCAAGTCGGACCGTGTGGCGGATGCTTTCGGCCGGCGAACTGCCGGCGCCTATTAAGATCGGCGGCCAAACGAAGTGGCGGCGGTCCGAAATCGAGGCCATGATTGATTTAGCACCAATGAAAGGACACCACTAA